Proteins encoded in a region of the Coffea eugenioides isolate CCC68of unplaced genomic scaffold, Ceug_1.0 ScVebR1_2274;HRSCAF=3271, whole genome shotgun sequence genome:
- the LOC113756395 gene encoding uncharacterized protein LOC113756395 has product MEGGPTFGKTTGSTMTVEEGLKLRNQRDAVCKVSQLMVQYRWNRVLIFKVFKREDAEHILNIPISLAERGDSLIWKHCKTGQYTVASGFKHLQQKMRKRREESNKREGCSYQQTDRKLWKALWKLPIKYKLKIFVWKCINNGIPTKAQIFHRTQRGEPICCGCGEKEESIEHMLLQCTIAKGIWKFALVNWDGLEDQTGYFKQWWTSMMMHTRTRREGDDHIALTVNVLWQIWKSRNARIFNSAQQHPLKVSEKAAKEWKEYQEAIQQRPRKSTTETIRQEENNQRQQTNSEVVTLKLATQHQNGNKSFGIGITAVNGASQGIVAWSLKERQAGNKAQDNAEAVRLCMIKAATKGWRDIKIRIEDRKLLDQIRAGNARSVESAIIIEDIQQMTSWFRMCFFDRLNEDIDSLCYSLSKIALLNFCDMEWNYSTPDC; this is encoded by the coding sequence TGACAGTGGAGGAAGGATTAAAACTTAGAAACCAGAGGGATGCAGTTTGCAAAGTTTCACAACTCATGGTCCAGTATAGATGGAATAGAGTGCTAATCTTTAAAGTTTTTAAGAGAGAAGATGCTGAACACATCCTCAACATCCCTATAAGCCTAGCGGAAAGAGGAGACAGCTTGATATGGAAACACTGCAAAACAGGTCAATACACTGTAGCATCTGGCTTCAAACATTTGCAGCAAAAGATGAGGAAACGAAGGGAAGAAAGTAACAAAAGAGAAGGATGCAGCTATCAACAAACAGATAGGAAATTATGGAAGGCACTTTGGAAGTTACCTATCAAATATAAGTTGAAGATTTTTGTGTGGAAATGCATCAATAACGGGATACCAACAAAGGCTCAAATCTTCCATAGGACACAAAGAGGAGAACCGATATGCTGTGGATGTGGAGAAAAAGAGGAATCAATTGAGCACATGCTGCTGCAATGCACGATAGCAAAAGGAATATGGAAATTTGCATTAGTTAATTGGGATGGACTGGAAGACCAAACAGGCTATTTCAAACAATGGTGGACCTCCATGATGATGCATACAAGAACCAGGCGGGAAGGTGATGATCACATAGCGCTAACTGTCAACGTGCTGTGGCAAATCTGGAAATCGAGAAATGCCAGAATATTTAACTCAGCACAGCAACATCCTCTTAAAGTGAGTGAAAAAGCTGCTAAAGAATGGAAAGAGTACCAGGAAGCAATCCAGCAACGACCAAGAAAAAGCACAACAGAAACAATAAGGCAAGAAGAGAACAATCAAAGACAGCAAACTAACTCAGAAGTGGTAACACTAAAGCTGGCGACCCAACACCAGAATGGGAACAAATCTTTTGGTATAGGCATCACAGCTGTGAATGGCGCAAGCCAAGGAATTGTAGCCTGGTCGTTAAAGGAAAGACAAGCAGGGAACAAAGCTCAGGACAATGCAGAGGCTGTGAGGCTCTGTATGATTAAAGCAGCAACAAAGGGATGGCGAGACATCAAGATACGAATTGAGGATAGGAAGTTGCTTGACCAAATACGAGCTGGAAATGCCAGAAGTGTGGAGTCAGCCATTATAATAGAGGACATACAACAAATGACCTCATGGTTTCGAATGTGCTTTTTTGATAGGTTAAATGAGGACATTGATAGCCTATGCTATAGTTTGAGCAAAATTGCTCTTTTAAACTTTTGTGACATGGAGTGGAATTACTCCACCCCAGACTGCTAA